One genomic region from Longimicrobium sp. encodes:
- a CDS encoding TaqI-like C-terminal specificity domain-containing protein, translated as MPAPDIVVQLVERFDRQLSAYRSGEYNETQLRREFLDPFLEALGWDVGNSSGTLEPFKDVIHEDRIRVEETAKAPDYGICVGGVRKFFVEAKKPSVNIEREIGPAYQLRRYAWSAKLPLSVLTDFEELAVYDCRSQPKADDKASVARVMFFRYTEYIARWDELTALFSKDAVRAGSLDKYAEETRTRRGTVEVDEAFLEEIESWRAAFAHDIACNNPALTQRELNWAVQRTIDRIVFLRICEARGIEDFGQLQNLAVGDGIYSRLVVLFGRADEKYNSGLFHFRSERGRQEAPDKLTPGLAVSDHTLRQVIARLYFPVSSYEFSVLPADILGQVYERFLGKVIRLTDTHDAVVEVKPEVRKAGGVYYTPSHIVDYIVRQTVGQLVSGYRPGPRGGASRLRILDPACGSGSFLLGAYQYLLDWHLEQYLLDGPESHRDVLVTGPGGEWRLSTPERKRILLNNIFGVDIDAQAVETTKLSLLLKVLEGETDLTVTRQLALFHERALPDLENNIKSGNSLVGTDFYTAVQLSVLTEEVRHRVNPFDWRAEFSDAVTAGGFDAVIGNPPYIFGEYHDEHVKEYLTARYRVAQGQYDTYSIFVEKSIELLSPKGRLGMIIPDALLARDEVAVVRDVLLSNGLERVYHCGLVFNAGVSAVVVTLEKGRAARKIVSEVRKGTGTQVQHACSRNRFEDDPRKRLLIHASDEEASIIEKISAYGKTLEPEYMNISRGEEIGKKFVLDAGPVPILVGEDIRPYYVANPTRFVRGITKRPELYAGPKLVIVKTGARCVAGYDPSGVVTMQSVYNVHTSDQVSDLVLLAILNSKLISFLVAKTFTAYKLLFPQLNQTTLGELPAPRDIRKSETAIERAVEQMIALQRELVKAGTAHEKTAIKRQLEAVGRQIDRLVYELYELEDREVRLVEAAMAEP; from the coding sequence ATGCCTGCACCGGACATCGTCGTACAGTTAGTAGAACGATTCGATCGGCAACTCTCAGCTTATCGATCTGGGGAATACAACGAGACGCAGCTGCGTAGGGAATTCCTCGATCCGTTTCTCGAGGCCCTTGGATGGGATGTGGGTAACAGCTCTGGCACGCTAGAGCCTTTCAAGGACGTAATTCACGAGGACAGAATTCGTGTCGAAGAAACCGCGAAGGCTCCAGATTACGGCATCTGTGTTGGTGGTGTCCGGAAGTTCTTCGTTGAGGCAAAAAAACCGTCAGTCAACATCGAGCGGGAAATCGGGCCAGCCTACCAGCTAAGGCGGTATGCGTGGTCGGCCAAGCTGCCACTGTCTGTCCTCACCGATTTTGAGGAATTGGCGGTCTATGACTGCCGTAGCCAACCGAAGGCGGATGACAAAGCGTCCGTTGCCCGAGTTATGTTCTTCCGGTATACAGAGTACATCGCCCGGTGGGATGAGCTAACCGCGTTGTTCTCCAAAGACGCCGTCCGAGCCGGATCACTCGATAAGTACGCGGAAGAAACGAGAACGCGTCGGGGCACCGTCGAGGTAGACGAGGCGTTCCTCGAAGAAATCGAATCTTGGCGAGCGGCATTCGCTCACGATATCGCTTGTAACAACCCAGCACTGACGCAGCGGGAACTCAACTGGGCAGTCCAGAGGACGATCGACCGGATCGTGTTCCTTCGCATCTGCGAAGCACGAGGAATCGAGGACTTTGGGCAGCTCCAGAATCTCGCTGTGGGCGACGGTATCTACTCGCGGCTTGTGGTTCTCTTCGGGCGTGCTGACGAAAAATACAACTCGGGATTGTTTCACTTCCGTTCGGAGAGGGGCCGTCAGGAGGCACCAGACAAGCTCACCCCGGGTTTGGCGGTGAGTGATCACACCCTTCGGCAAGTCATAGCGCGGCTCTACTTCCCAGTAAGTTCATACGAGTTTTCGGTCCTGCCCGCGGATATACTTGGGCAGGTATATGAACGGTTCCTCGGCAAGGTTATTCGCCTGACCGACACTCACGATGCCGTCGTGGAAGTAAAGCCGGAGGTCCGTAAGGCGGGCGGTGTATACTACACTCCATCCCACATTGTTGACTACATAGTCCGACAAACCGTTGGACAACTCGTCAGCGGGTATCGACCTGGGCCGCGTGGTGGGGCCTCCCGCCTAAGGATCCTAGATCCTGCCTGCGGGAGCGGCTCGTTTCTATTGGGAGCCTATCAGTATCTGCTTGACTGGCATTTAGAGCAATATCTTCTCGATGGGCCAGAGAGCCATCGGGATGTGCTTGTTACCGGCCCCGGCGGCGAGTGGCGTCTAAGCACACCCGAGCGGAAGCGTATCTTGCTCAACAACATTTTCGGCGTAGACATCGACGCGCAAGCGGTGGAAACGACAAAGCTTTCCTTGCTCCTCAAGGTACTAGAGGGTGAAACTGACCTGACGGTGACGCGGCAACTCGCGTTGTTCCACGAGCGAGCACTGCCCGATCTGGAGAACAACATCAAGAGTGGCAATTCGCTAGTAGGAACCGATTTCTACACTGCTGTTCAGCTATCCGTGTTGACGGAGGAAGTTCGGCACAGGGTCAATCCCTTTGATTGGCGTGCCGAATTCTCGGATGCGGTGACGGCGGGCGGGTTTGATGCTGTAATAGGTAACCCACCTTACATTTTTGGCGAGTACCACGACGAGCACGTAAAGGAGTATCTTACCGCACGATATAGAGTTGCGCAGGGTCAGTATGATACATATTCCATCTTTGTGGAAAAGAGCATAGAACTACTCTCGCCCAAGGGTCGTCTCGGAATGATCATCCCTGACGCCCTGCTCGCCCGCGACGAAGTCGCGGTTGTAAGGGATGTTCTACTCAGCAATGGGCTTGAGCGAGTCTATCACTGTGGGTTGGTGTTTAACGCGGGTGTTTCTGCTGTGGTTGTCACCCTCGAGAAGGGGCGTGCTGCGAGAAAGATCGTAAGCGAGGTTAGAAAGGGTACCGGGACACAGGTACAGCATGCCTGCTCCCGAAACCGGTTTGAGGATGATCCCCGAAAGCGCCTGTTGATCCACGCCAGTGATGAAGAAGCATCGATCATTGAGAAGATCAGCGCTTATGGCAAAACCCTCGAACCCGAGTACATGAACATCTCGCGAGGCGAGGAGATCGGCAAGAAGTTTGTGCTTGACGCGGGTCCTGTGCCTATTCTGGTCGGCGAAGACATCCGGCCGTACTATGTGGCGAATCCCACCCGATTCGTCCGAGGGATCACCAAAAGACCCGAGCTATACGCTGGGCCGAAGCTCGTGATCGTGAAAACTGGCGCGCGGTGCGTCGCAGGGTATGACCCGAGCGGCGTTGTTACGATGCAATCGGTCTACAACGTGCACACCAGCGACCAGGTCAGTGACTTGGTGCTTCTCGCAATACTCAACAGTAAGTTGATTAGCTTTCTCGTTGCAAAGACATTTACAGCTTACAAACTGCTGTTTCCGCAGTTGAACCAGACCACGTTGGGGGAATTGCCTGCACCACGTGACATCCGTAAGAGCGAGACGGCGATCGAGCGAGCTGTCGAGCAGATGATCGCACTCCAACGTGAGTTAGTGAAAGCGGGCACAGCTCATGAGAAAACGGCGATCAAGCGTCAGTTGGAGGCCGTTGGACGCCAGATCGACCGACTCGTCTACGAGTTGTATGAGTTAGAGGATCGTGAAGTCCGGTTGGTCGAGGCTGCGATGGCCGAGCCTTAG